One genomic region from Rosa rugosa chromosome 1, drRosRugo1.1, whole genome shotgun sequence encodes:
- the LOC133707313 gene encoding putative calcium-binding protein CML19 → MDKLAQYERVFNQFDGNGDGKISPLELQQCVEAIGGELSSSEAEAAVEYLDSDRDGLLGFDDFVKFVEGGDEEEKVNDLREAFKMYDMDGCGCITPKSLKRMLSRLGESRSVDECKVMIARFDLNGDGVLNFDEFKVMMF, encoded by the coding sequence ATGGACAAACTAGCACAATACGAGCGTGTTTTCAATCAATTCGATGGCAATGGAGACGGGAAGATATCACCTTTGGAGCTCCAACAATGTGTCGAGGCAATAGGAGGTGAGCTTTCGTCGTCGGAGGCTGAGGCGGCGGTGGAGTACTTGGACTCCGACAGAGACGGGCTGCTGGGTTTCGACGACTTCGTTAAGTTCGTTGAAGGAGGAGATGAGGAAGAGAAGGTGAATGATTTGAGGGAGGCGTTTAAGATGTACGACATGGATGGATGTGGGTGCATTACGCCCAAAAGTTTGAAGAGGATGCTGAGTAGACTTGGTGAATCCAGGAGTGTTGATGAGTGCAAGGTCATGATTGCTAGGTTTGATCTCAATGGAGATGGTGTCCTCAATTTTGATGAGTTTAAGGTCATGatgttttga
- the LOC133707323 gene encoding protein LYK2 isoform X2, with product MAAALFTNEQLYLTLFFFIVSLLVSALGLQNQLLSCESESQDASSAYHCSTSTSGSNGSSSSLNHCATFAILRTNSYYSSLLNLSSYLGINRFVIAEANGFSADTEFLPKEQPLLIPIDCKCSNGRLFQAQLTKTTIRGESFYGIAEALEGLTTCKAIREKNPGVSPWELADKVELHIPLRCACPSNSSQSTLLLSYPVNEGDTISSLAIQFNTTQEAIISANNRSTFRPDNSLVPLTSLLIPLNEKPILGPLEKPREPNLRFPATSIPAISPHKKKAKMRRVGLYVTIIVVVVATSIAIAAALLVIQLRKKKQISSSKGVVDLELQQLSLSVRTTSDKKVSFEGSQDTLDGQIVEATTPRKVLVETYTMEELRKATEDFSSSNHIEGSVYHGRLSGNNLAIKRTRHDTISRIEFGLFHDAIHHHPNIMRLLGTCLTEAQDSFLVFEYAKNGSLKDWLHGGLAIKNQFIASCDCFLTWSQRLRICRDVALALQYMHHIMNPSYVHRNVKSRNIFLDEEFNAKIGNFGMAKCVENDTENLAPEYVHQGVVSPSTDIFAYGVVLLEVLCGQKTLTKPSEMGQGKHFWLSEKIKCILQSDNADELREWMDSALGEVVEKLSRMVEEYAVEGENMLMSESCSKPLVKAAAATIM from the exons ATGGCTGCTGCTTTGTTCACTAATGAGCAGCTCTACTTGACATTATTCTTCTTCATCGTCTCGCTTCTTGTGTCTGCACTTGGACTACAGAACCAACTGCTAAGCTGCGAGTCCGAATCTCAAGATGCTTCTTCTGCCTACCACTGCAGTACTAGTACTAGTGGATCAAatggatcatcatcatcactcaaCCACTGTGCCACATTTGCAATTCTTCGAACCAACTCATACTACTCCTCTCTCTTGAACCTGAGTTCTTACTTGGGGATCAACCGGTTTGTGATTGCAGAAGCAAATGGCTTTTCAGCAGACACAGAGTTTCTTCCGAAAGAACAGCCTTTGTTGATACCAATTGATTGCAAATGCAGCAATGGGAGGTTGTTTCAAGCGCAGTTGACAAAAACCACCATCAGAGGTGAGAGCTTTTATGGCATTGCTGAAGCACTAGAGGGCTTGACAACTTGCAAAGCTATCCGAGAGAAGAACCCTGGTGTCTCGCCCTGGGAACTTGCTGATAAAGTTGAGTTACACATTCCCTTGAGATGTGCTTGTCCCTCTAACTCATCTCAGTCAACACTCTTGCTTTCTTATCCAGTGAATGAAGGTGATACCATTTCTTCTTTGGCCATTCAATTCAATACTACTCAAGAAGCTATCATATCTGCAAATAACAGATCAACATTTAGACCTGACAACAGCTTAGTGCCACTTACATCTCTTCTGATTCCACTCAATGAAAAACCGATACTTGGTCCTCTAGAAAAGCCCCGCGAACCAAACTTGCGTTTTCCAGCAACTAGCATTCCAGCTATTAGTCCACACAAGAAGAAAGCAAAAATGCGCAGGGTTGGACTATATGTCACGATCATTGTGGTGGTTGTTGCAACTAGCATTGCAATTGCAGCGGCTTTGTTGGTAATTCagttgaggaagaagaaacagatcAGTTCATCCAAAGGAGTTGTTGATTTGGAACTACAGCAGCTCAGTCTAAGCGTAAGAACCACAAGTGACAAGAAGGTCTCATTTGAGGGATCTCAAGATACTTTAGATGGTCAGATTGTTGAAGCCACCACGCCACGCAAAGTGCTGGTGGAGACATATACCATGGAGGAGCTGAGAAAAGCAACCGAGGACTTCAGTTCAAGCAACCACATTGAAGGGTCTGTATACCATGGCCGTCTCAGTGGCAACAACTTGGCAATAAAGCGCACGCGACATGACACCATCTCAAGAATCGAGTTTGGGCTTTTCCATGATGCAATTCACCACCATCCAAACATAATGAGGCTGTTGGGGACATGTTTGACAGAGGCTCAAGATTCATTTCTGGTTTTCGAGTATGCAAAGAATGGATCGTTGAAGGATTGGCTTCATGGTGGATTGGCAATTAaaaaccagttcattgcctcgtgTGATTGTTTCTTGACATGGAGCCAAAGGCTGAGGATATGTCGTGATGTGGCCCTGGCATTACAGTACATGCACCACATAATGAACCCAAGTTATGTGCATCGAAATGTGAAGAGCCGAAACATCTTCTTGGATGAAGAATTCAATGCCAAGATTGGAAACTTTGGAATGGCAAAGTGTGTTGAAAATGATACTGAAAATTTGGCTCCTGAATATGTTCACCAGGGTGTGGTTTCTCCAAGCACTGATATATTTGCTTATGGAGTAGTGTTGTTGGAGGTCTTGTGCGGGCAAAAGACATTAACCAAGCCTAGTGAGATGGGGCAGGGGAAACATTTTTGGCTGTCAGAGAAAATCAAATGCATATTGCAGTCAGACAATGCAGATGAGCTGAGGGAATGGATGGACAGCGCATTGG GAGAAGTTGTTGAGAAACTTTCGAGAATGGTGGAAGAGTACGCGGTAGAAGGAGAGAATATGTTGATGAGTGAGAGCTGCTCCAAACCTCTGGTGAAGGCAGCTGCTGCAACCATTATGTGA
- the LOC133707323 gene encoding protein LYK2 isoform X1 has product MAAALFTNEQLYLTLFFFIVSLLVSALGLQNQLLSCESESQDASSAYHCSTSTSGSNGSSSSLNHCATFAILRTNSYYSSLLNLSSYLGINRFVIAEANGFSADTEFLPKEQPLLIPIDCKCSNGRLFQAQLTKTTIRGESFYGIAEALEGLTTCKAIREKNPGVSPWELADKVELHIPLRCACPSNSSQSTLLLSYPVNEGDTISSLAIQFNTTQEAIISANNRSTFRPDNSLVPLTSLLIPLNEKPILGPLEKPREPNLRFPATSIPAISPHKKKAKMRRVGLYVTIIVVVVATSIAIAAALLVIQLRKKKQISSSKGVVDLELQQLSLSVRTTSDKKVSFEGSQDTLDGQIVEATTPRKVLVETYTMEELRKATEDFSSSNHIEGSVYHGRLSGNNLAIKRTRHDTISRIEFGLFHDAIHHHPNIMRLLGTCLTEAQDSFLVFEYAKNGSLKDWLHGGLAIKNQFIASCDCFLTWSQRLRICRDVALALQYMHHIMNPSYVHRNVKSRNIFLDEEFNAKIGNFGMAKCVENDTENLAPEYVHQGVVSPSTDIFAYGVVLLEVLCGQKTLTKPSEMGQGKHFWLSEKIKCILQSDNADELREWMDSALGENYSFDAALTLANLASACVNEDPCLRPSAGEVVEKLSRMVEEYAVEGENMLMSESCSKPLVKAAAATIM; this is encoded by the coding sequence ATGGCTGCTGCTTTGTTCACTAATGAGCAGCTCTACTTGACATTATTCTTCTTCATCGTCTCGCTTCTTGTGTCTGCACTTGGACTACAGAACCAACTGCTAAGCTGCGAGTCCGAATCTCAAGATGCTTCTTCTGCCTACCACTGCAGTACTAGTACTAGTGGATCAAatggatcatcatcatcactcaaCCACTGTGCCACATTTGCAATTCTTCGAACCAACTCATACTACTCCTCTCTCTTGAACCTGAGTTCTTACTTGGGGATCAACCGGTTTGTGATTGCAGAAGCAAATGGCTTTTCAGCAGACACAGAGTTTCTTCCGAAAGAACAGCCTTTGTTGATACCAATTGATTGCAAATGCAGCAATGGGAGGTTGTTTCAAGCGCAGTTGACAAAAACCACCATCAGAGGTGAGAGCTTTTATGGCATTGCTGAAGCACTAGAGGGCTTGACAACTTGCAAAGCTATCCGAGAGAAGAACCCTGGTGTCTCGCCCTGGGAACTTGCTGATAAAGTTGAGTTACACATTCCCTTGAGATGTGCTTGTCCCTCTAACTCATCTCAGTCAACACTCTTGCTTTCTTATCCAGTGAATGAAGGTGATACCATTTCTTCTTTGGCCATTCAATTCAATACTACTCAAGAAGCTATCATATCTGCAAATAACAGATCAACATTTAGACCTGACAACAGCTTAGTGCCACTTACATCTCTTCTGATTCCACTCAATGAAAAACCGATACTTGGTCCTCTAGAAAAGCCCCGCGAACCAAACTTGCGTTTTCCAGCAACTAGCATTCCAGCTATTAGTCCACACAAGAAGAAAGCAAAAATGCGCAGGGTTGGACTATATGTCACGATCATTGTGGTGGTTGTTGCAACTAGCATTGCAATTGCAGCGGCTTTGTTGGTAATTCagttgaggaagaagaaacagatcAGTTCATCCAAAGGAGTTGTTGATTTGGAACTACAGCAGCTCAGTCTAAGCGTAAGAACCACAAGTGACAAGAAGGTCTCATTTGAGGGATCTCAAGATACTTTAGATGGTCAGATTGTTGAAGCCACCACGCCACGCAAAGTGCTGGTGGAGACATATACCATGGAGGAGCTGAGAAAAGCAACCGAGGACTTCAGTTCAAGCAACCACATTGAAGGGTCTGTATACCATGGCCGTCTCAGTGGCAACAACTTGGCAATAAAGCGCACGCGACATGACACCATCTCAAGAATCGAGTTTGGGCTTTTCCATGATGCAATTCACCACCATCCAAACATAATGAGGCTGTTGGGGACATGTTTGACAGAGGCTCAAGATTCATTTCTGGTTTTCGAGTATGCAAAGAATGGATCGTTGAAGGATTGGCTTCATGGTGGATTGGCAATTAaaaaccagttcattgcctcgtgTGATTGTTTCTTGACATGGAGCCAAAGGCTGAGGATATGTCGTGATGTGGCCCTGGCATTACAGTACATGCACCACATAATGAACCCAAGTTATGTGCATCGAAATGTGAAGAGCCGAAACATCTTCTTGGATGAAGAATTCAATGCCAAGATTGGAAACTTTGGAATGGCAAAGTGTGTTGAAAATGATACTGAAAATTTGGCTCCTGAATATGTTCACCAGGGTGTGGTTTCTCCAAGCACTGATATATTTGCTTATGGAGTAGTGTTGTTGGAGGTCTTGTGCGGGCAAAAGACATTAACCAAGCCTAGTGAGATGGGGCAGGGGAAACATTTTTGGCTGTCAGAGAAAATCAAATGCATATTGCAGTCAGACAATGCAGATGAGCTGAGGGAATGGATGGACAGCGCATTGGGTGAGAATTATTCTTTTGATGCAGCTCTTACATTAGCGAATCTTGCGAGTGCTTGTGTAAATGAAGACCCTTGTTTGAGACCAAGTGCAGGAGAAGTTGTTGAGAAACTTTCGAGAATGGTGGAAGAGTACGCGGTAGAAGGAGAGAATATGTTGATGAGTGAGAGCTGCTCCAAACCTCTGGTGAAGGCAGCTGCTGCAACCATTATGTGA
- the LOC133726730 gene encoding ribulose-phosphate 3-epimerase, cytoplasmic isoform: MGVAAKIAPSMLSSDFANLASEAHRMLKDGADWLHMDIMDGHFVPNLTLGAPVIQSLRKHTEAYLDCHLMVTNPLDYVEPLAKAGASGFTFHVEVSKDNWQELVQRIKSKGMTPGVALKPGTPIEEVFPLVEGEIHVDMVLVMTVEPGFGGQKFMPETMDKVRTLRKKYPSLDIEVDGGLGPSTIDIAASAGANCIVAGSSVFGAPEPAKVISVLRTSVEESQKK, from the exons ATGGGTGTGGCGGCGAAAATAGCACCGTCGATGCTGTCGTCGGACTTTGCCAATTTGGCGTCGGAGGCCCATCGAATGCTCAAAGACGGCGCCGATTGGCTCCACATGGACATCATG GATGG GCATTTTGTTCCGAATCTGACACTTGGTGCTCCGGTTATTCAGAGTTTGAGAAAGCATACAGA GGCATATCTGGATTGTCACCTTATGGTCACAAATCCTCTTGATTATGTTGAGCCATTGGCAAAAGCTGGTGCTTCGGGTTTCACATTTCATGTTGAGGTATCCAAAG ATAATTGGCAAGAGCTTGTTCAAAGGATCAAGTCCAAGGGCATGACACCAGGTGTGGCACTCAAGCCTGGAACTCCGATTGAAGAAGTTTTTCCTCTG GTGGAAGGTGAAATTCATGTGGACATGGTCCTCGTTATGACTGTGGAACCTGGATTTGGTGGACAGAAGTTCATGCCAGAAACAATGGATAAGGTTCGCACACTGAGAAAGAAGTATCCTTCACTAGATATAGAG GTAGATGGTGGCTTAGGGCCTTCAACCATTGACATTGCAGCTTCAGCCGGAGCAAACTGCATAGTTGCTGGAAGTTCAGTGTTTGGTGCCCCCGAACCTGCCAAAGTAATATCCGTCTTGAGAACTAGTGTTGAGGAATCTCAGAAAAAATAG